A single Salmo trutta chromosome 14, fSalTru1.1, whole genome shotgun sequence DNA region contains:
- the LOC115208018 gene encoding TBC1 domain family member 20-like, with product MKRSRSVGASSPLNGIGKQDGDSRRKRKLAEISQALNVTPVDVAVLRRMAISEGGLLTDEIRCKVWPRLLNVPTDILPEKPEEVERENNKDYNQVLLDVQRSLRRFPPGMPDEQRESLQEELIDIILRVLGRNTQLHYYQGYHDIVVTFLLVLGERLATALVEKLSTHHLRDFMDPTMDNTKHILNYLMPIIERVNPEVHDFMQQAEVGTIFALSWLITWFGHVLSDFRHVVRLYDFFLACHPLMPIYFAAVIVQYREDEVLDCECDMASVHHLLSQIPQDLPYETLISRAGDLFVQFPPSELAREAAQQYSQQMAASTFKDFDLTPEQQQPDTVLRRRRREKQALKGAAAGAMVATAQPTAARRFVRLAVMGLTVALGAAALTLVNTALEWAPKLDLHLFP from the exons ATGAAAAGATCTAGAAGTGTTGGTGCGTCTTCACCTTTGAATGGGATTGGAAAACAAG ATGGGGACTCCCGGAGGAAGAGGAAGTTGGCAGAGATCTCTCAGGCCCTGAACGTGACGCCAGTTGATGTGGCAGTGCTGAGGAGGATGGCCATCAGCGAGGGGGGGCTGCTCACTGATGAGATCCGCTGTAAAGTGTGGCCACGGCTGCTCAACGTGCCCACCGACATCCTGCCTGAGAAACCAG agGAAGTAGAGCGGGAGAATAATAAGGACTATAACCAGGTGCTGTTGGATGTCCAGCGTTCCCTGCGAAGATTCCCCCCTG GCATGCCAGACGAGCAGCGTGAGAGCCTCCAGGAGGAGTTGATTGACATCATCCTGCGGGTGCTGGGAAGGAACACTCAGCTGCACTACTACCAGGGCTACCATGACATCGTGGTCACCTTCCTGCTGGTGCTGGGCGAGCGGCTTGCTACCGCTCTGGTGGAGAAACTCTCCACGCACCACCTTAG GGACTTTATGGACCCCACCATGGACAACACTAAACACATCCTTAACTATCTGATGCCAATCATCGAGAGGGTCAATCCAGAGGTGCATGACTTCATGCAGCA GGCGGAGGTGGGCACCATCTTTGCCCTTAGCTGGCTCATCACCTGGTTTGGCCATGTCCTGTCAGATTTCCGCCACGTCGTGCGGTTGTATGACTTCTTCCTGGCCTGCCATCCCCTGATGCCAATCTACTTTGCTGCTGTG ATTGTGCAGTACCGGGAGGATGAGGTGTTGGACTGTGAGTGTGACATGGCATCGGTGCACCACCTCCTGTCCCAGATCCCCCAGGACCTGCCCTACGAGACGCTCATCAGCCGCGCAGGAGACCTCTTTGTCCAGTTCCCCCCCTCCGAGCTGGCCAGGGAGGCTGCCCAGCAGTACAGTCAACA GATGGCAGCCTCCACCTTTAAAGACTTTGATCTGACCCCGGAGCAGCAGCAGCCGGACACGGTGCTGCGGAGGCGGCGGAGAGAGAAGCAGGCGCTGAAGGGAGCTGCTGCAGGTGCTATGGTGGCGACCGCCCAACCCACCGCGGCTCGGCGCTTCGTCCGACTGGCCGTCATGGGGCTCACTGTGGCCCTGGGGGCAGCCGCCCTAACCCTGGTCAACACGGCCCTAGAGTGGGCGCCCAAACTGGACCTACACCTCtttccctga
- the rbck1 gene encoding ranBP-type and C3HC4-type zinc finger-containing protein 1 isoform X1, with product MGLTMTSEVFTSNLIEAAEELAQLLSEAISCGDKEEAKRCSEQLAELCLPVSVMISRKAYSQDSIRLKVAVGDAQSENYIPVTLLVTPDMTISDLKEKINSDYGFHPSLQSWVIGKRLALDSTTLYSHGVRKNGDQAYLYIKSAQAAKVSREQVNQEEEHRRLDSIIESLSPLLARGATGPTPPPKTKHPAPPPLQPKPQVGWSCSVCTYANKPTRPGCEMCGSERPEDYQVPEVYQPDEQEVQRLQLEEMANLQYQQALEEERERNFLSLVETDAHSLVPNTEELDCPICLCSIPPGEGATLRECLHVFCRECLKGTIVNSMDPEVTCPYGDEDYSCDRKLQDREIQSLLSQEEHQKLLELRLSIAETRSENSYHCKTPDCAGWCIFEDEVNEFICELCKETNCLLCKAIHKDMNCKEYQDDLRIRAENDVAAKQTTQMLESLLQNGEAMHCPKCKVIVQKKDGCDWICCLMCKTEICWVTKQARWGPNGSGDNSGGCGCRFNVARCHPNCQNCH from the exons ATGG GTCTAACTATGACTTCTGAGGTCTTCACAAGCAACTTAATAGAGG CGGCGGAGGAGCTAGCCCAGTTGTTGAGTGAGGCCATCAGCTGCGGTGACAAAGAGGAAGCCAAAAGGTGTTCAGAGCAGCTGGCAGAGTTGTGTTTACCAGTATCTGTCATGATCTCCCGCAAGGCTTACTCCCAAGACTCTATTCG GTTGAAGGTGGCAGTCGGGGATGCACAGTCAGAAAACTATATTCCGGTTACTTTGTTGGTAACACCTGACATGACCATTTCAGATCTGAAagaaaag ATCAATAGTGACTATGGATTTCATCCATCCCTGCAAAGCTGGGTGATCGGTAAGCGTCTGGCACTGGACTCTACAACTCTGTACAGCCATGGGGTAAGGAAGAATGGAGACCAAGCCTACCTGTACATCAAGTCTGCCCAGGCTGCCAAAGTCAGCCGGGAGCAAGTGAACCAGGAGGAGGAGCACCGTCGGCTAGACA GTATCATTGAGTCATTGAGTCCTCTACTGGCCAGAGGAGCAACTGGACCAACCCCACCTCCCAAAACTAAACACCCAGCCCCTCCTCCTCTGCAACCAAAGCCTCAG GTGGGTTGGTCATGCTCTGTGTGCACCTATGCTAACAAGCCAACGAGGCCGGGCTGTGAGATGTGTGGGTCTGAAAGACCAGAAGATTATCAAGTACCTGAGGTTTACCAGCCTGATGAGCAGGAGGTCCAGAGACTCCAGCTAGAGGAGATGGCCAATCTACAGTACCAGCAG GCATTGGAGGAAGAGCGGGAGAGGAATTTCTTGAGTCTGGTGGAAACAGACGCCCACAGCCTCGTCCCCAACACAGAGGAGCTGGACTGTCCTATTTGCCTCTGCTCCATTCCGCCAGGGGAGGGAGCCACACTGCGGGAGTGCCTTCATGTTTTCTGCAG GGAGTGTCTTAAAGGAACCATAGTGAATAGCATGGATCCAGAGGTGACCTGCCCTTATGGGGATGAAGACTACAGCTGTGATAGAAAGCTGCAGGACAGGGAGATCCAATCT CTTCTCTCTCAGGAGGAGCACCAGAAGCTTCTAGAGCTGAGGCTCAGTATTGCTGAGACGCGGAGTGAGAACAGCTACCACTGCAAAACCCCCGACTGCGCTGGCTGGTGCATCTTTGAGGACGAAGTCAATGAGTTTATTTGTGAGCTCTGCAAAGAGACCAACTGCCTCCTCTGCAAG GCCATCCACAAAGACATGAACTGCAAGGAGTATCAAGATGATCTCCGGATCAGAGCTGAGAACGACGTGGCTGCCAAACAGACCACACAGATGCTGGAG TCCTTACTGCAGAACGGGGAGGCCATGCACTGTCCTAAGTGTAAGGTCATAGTTCAGAAGAAGGACGGCTGTGATTGGATCTGCTGCCTGATGTGTAAGACGGAGATCTGCTGGGTCACCAAGCAGGCTCGCTGGGGACCAAAC GGTTCTGGGGACAACTCAGGAGGCTGTGGATGTCGATTCAATGTGGCGCGTTGTCACCCTAACTGCCAGAACTGCCACTGA
- the rbck1 gene encoding ranBP-type and C3HC4-type zinc finger-containing protein 1 isoform X2 — translation MTSEVFTSNLIEAAEELAQLLSEAISCGDKEEAKRCSEQLAELCLPVSVMISRKAYSQDSIRLKVAVGDAQSENYIPVTLLVTPDMTISDLKEKINSDYGFHPSLQSWVIGKRLALDSTTLYSHGVRKNGDQAYLYIKSAQAAKVSREQVNQEEEHRRLDSIIESLSPLLARGATGPTPPPKTKHPAPPPLQPKPQVGWSCSVCTYANKPTRPGCEMCGSERPEDYQVPEVYQPDEQEVQRLQLEEMANLQYQQALEEERERNFLSLVETDAHSLVPNTEELDCPICLCSIPPGEGATLRECLHVFCRECLKGTIVNSMDPEVTCPYGDEDYSCDRKLQDREIQSLLSQEEHQKLLELRLSIAETRSENSYHCKTPDCAGWCIFEDEVNEFICELCKETNCLLCKAIHKDMNCKEYQDDLRIRAENDVAAKQTTQMLESLLQNGEAMHCPKCKVIVQKKDGCDWICCLMCKTEICWVTKQARWGPNGSGDNSGGCGCRFNVARCHPNCQNCH, via the exons ATGACTTCTGAGGTCTTCACAAGCAACTTAATAGAGG CGGCGGAGGAGCTAGCCCAGTTGTTGAGTGAGGCCATCAGCTGCGGTGACAAAGAGGAAGCCAAAAGGTGTTCAGAGCAGCTGGCAGAGTTGTGTTTACCAGTATCTGTCATGATCTCCCGCAAGGCTTACTCCCAAGACTCTATTCG GTTGAAGGTGGCAGTCGGGGATGCACAGTCAGAAAACTATATTCCGGTTACTTTGTTGGTAACACCTGACATGACCATTTCAGATCTGAAagaaaag ATCAATAGTGACTATGGATTTCATCCATCCCTGCAAAGCTGGGTGATCGGTAAGCGTCTGGCACTGGACTCTACAACTCTGTACAGCCATGGGGTAAGGAAGAATGGAGACCAAGCCTACCTGTACATCAAGTCTGCCCAGGCTGCCAAAGTCAGCCGGGAGCAAGTGAACCAGGAGGAGGAGCACCGTCGGCTAGACA GTATCATTGAGTCATTGAGTCCTCTACTGGCCAGAGGAGCAACTGGACCAACCCCACCTCCCAAAACTAAACACCCAGCCCCTCCTCCTCTGCAACCAAAGCCTCAG GTGGGTTGGTCATGCTCTGTGTGCACCTATGCTAACAAGCCAACGAGGCCGGGCTGTGAGATGTGTGGGTCTGAAAGACCAGAAGATTATCAAGTACCTGAGGTTTACCAGCCTGATGAGCAGGAGGTCCAGAGACTCCAGCTAGAGGAGATGGCCAATCTACAGTACCAGCAG GCATTGGAGGAAGAGCGGGAGAGGAATTTCTTGAGTCTGGTGGAAACAGACGCCCACAGCCTCGTCCCCAACACAGAGGAGCTGGACTGTCCTATTTGCCTCTGCTCCATTCCGCCAGGGGAGGGAGCCACACTGCGGGAGTGCCTTCATGTTTTCTGCAG GGAGTGTCTTAAAGGAACCATAGTGAATAGCATGGATCCAGAGGTGACCTGCCCTTATGGGGATGAAGACTACAGCTGTGATAGAAAGCTGCAGGACAGGGAGATCCAATCT CTTCTCTCTCAGGAGGAGCACCAGAAGCTTCTAGAGCTGAGGCTCAGTATTGCTGAGACGCGGAGTGAGAACAGCTACCACTGCAAAACCCCCGACTGCGCTGGCTGGTGCATCTTTGAGGACGAAGTCAATGAGTTTATTTGTGAGCTCTGCAAAGAGACCAACTGCCTCCTCTGCAAG GCCATCCACAAAGACATGAACTGCAAGGAGTATCAAGATGATCTCCGGATCAGAGCTGAGAACGACGTGGCTGCCAAACAGACCACACAGATGCTGGAG TCCTTACTGCAGAACGGGGAGGCCATGCACTGTCCTAAGTGTAAGGTCATAGTTCAGAAGAAGGACGGCTGTGATTGGATCTGCTGCCTGATGTGTAAGACGGAGATCTGCTGGGTCACCAAGCAGGCTCGCTGGGGACCAAAC GGTTCTGGGGACAACTCAGGAGGCTGTGGATGTCGATTCAATGTGGCGCGTTGTCACCCTAACTGCCAGAACTGCCACTGA
- the LOC115208019 gene encoding repressor of RNA polymerase III transcription MAF1 homolog isoform X2: MKLLENSSFEAINTRLTIEMGDCQIIGRIESYSCKMAGEDKQMFKQFCQEGLPHVLEALSPPQSSGISPNKLSQSQSGDEGEGPLSDKCSRKTLFYLIATLNESFRPDYDFSRTKSHDFSREPSINWVFNAVNSSLSAAAGEEYSRLQPQLWEAIDTEICLSECDIYSYNPDLDSDPYGEEGNMWSFNYFFYNTRLKRIVFFTCRSVSLFMNPRDSGIGNELDLELDEDCYDENMDEERYGALCAQ, translated from the exons ATGAAACTCCTGGAGAATTCAAGTTTTGAAGCCATAAACACCAGACTCACCATTGAAATGGGGGACTGTCAGATAATAGGAAG GATCGAAAGCTACTCTTGCAAGATGGCAGGCGAGGACAAGCAGATGTTCAAACAGTTCTGCCAGGAGGGACTGCCTCATGTCCTGGAAGCCCTGTCCCCTCCACAGTCCTCAGGAATCAGCCCCAACAA GTTGAGCCAGAGTCAGAGTGGAGACGAGGGGGAGGGGCCTCTCTCTGACAAGTGCAGCAGGAAGACCCTCTTCTACCTGATTGCCACCCTCAACGAATCCTTCCGCCCCGACTATGACTTCAGTCGCACCAAGAGCCACGACTTCAGCAGAGAGCCCAGTATAAACTGG GTGTTCAACGCGGTGAACAGCAGTCTGTCGGCGGCGGCTGGGGAGGAGTACAGTCGGCTACAGCCCCAGCTGTGGGAGGCCATCGACACAGAGATCTGCCTGTCGGAGTGTGACATCTACAG CTACAACCCAGACCTGGACTCTGACCCGTACGGAGAGGAAGGCAACATGTGGTCCTTCAACTACTTCTTCTACAACACGAGGCTGAAGAGGATCGTCTTCTTCACATGCCGCTCGGTCAG TTTATTCATGAACCCACGGGACTCTGGCATAGGCAACGAACTGGACCTGGAGCTGGATGAAGATTGTTATGATGAGAACATGGatgaagagag GTATGGTGCCCTGTGTGCCCAGTGA
- the LOC115208019 gene encoding repressor of RNA polymerase III transcription MAF1 homolog isoform X1 translates to MKLLENSSFEAINTRLTIEMGDCQIIGRIESYSCKMAGEDKQMFKQFCQEGLPHVLEALSPPQSSGISPNKLSQSQSGDEGEGPLSDKCSRKTLFYLIATLNESFRPDYDFSRTKSHDFSREPSINWVFNAVNSSLSAAAGEEYSRLQPQLWEAIDTEICLSECDIYSYNPDLDSDPYGEEGNMWSFNYFFYNTRLKRIVFFTCRSVSLFMNPRDSGIGNELDLELDEDCYDENMDEESRYGALCAQ, encoded by the exons ATGAAACTCCTGGAGAATTCAAGTTTTGAAGCCATAAACACCAGACTCACCATTGAAATGGGGGACTGTCAGATAATAGGAAG GATCGAAAGCTACTCTTGCAAGATGGCAGGCGAGGACAAGCAGATGTTCAAACAGTTCTGCCAGGAGGGACTGCCTCATGTCCTGGAAGCCCTGTCCCCTCCACAGTCCTCAGGAATCAGCCCCAACAA GTTGAGCCAGAGTCAGAGTGGAGACGAGGGGGAGGGGCCTCTCTCTGACAAGTGCAGCAGGAAGACCCTCTTCTACCTGATTGCCACCCTCAACGAATCCTTCCGCCCCGACTATGACTTCAGTCGCACCAAGAGCCACGACTTCAGCAGAGAGCCCAGTATAAACTGG GTGTTCAACGCGGTGAACAGCAGTCTGTCGGCGGCGGCTGGGGAGGAGTACAGTCGGCTACAGCCCCAGCTGTGGGAGGCCATCGACACAGAGATCTGCCTGTCGGAGTGTGACATCTACAG CTACAACCCAGACCTGGACTCTGACCCGTACGGAGAGGAAGGCAACATGTGGTCCTTCAACTACTTCTTCTACAACACGAGGCTGAAGAGGATCGTCTTCTTCACATGCCGCTCGGTCAG TTTATTCATGAACCCACGGGACTCTGGCATAGGCAACGAACTGGACCTGGAGCTGGATGAAGATTGTTATGATGAGAACATGGatgaagagag TAGGTATGGTGCCCTGTGTGCCCAGTGA
- the LOC115208020 gene encoding tribbles homolog 2: MSVNISPAPAPTRPLRLKRLELDDPQDYTEALKCKRPRLSLPPSSPGLAPCLRPLRHSPGPVGSDHHCVSCIGPYLLLEPTEGTETYRAIHRVTEQEYTCKVFSMRRYQELIAPYARLLPHDNICRIAEVVMGERSVYVFFQHNYGDMHSYVRTCKRLQEEEAVRLFGQMAAAVAHCHEHGVVLRDLKLRKFVFVDQQRTKLVLQNLEDSCLLHGDDDSLTDKHGCPAYVGPEILNSRHSYSGKAADVWSLGVVLYTMVVGRYPFQDVEPAALFSKIRRGAFTVPESLSVQAKSLVCCMLRKAPSERLEASELLFHPWLNCSNNTTPPNTHLNPRNCTDQVVPSYTDNTCF, encoded by the exons ATGAGTGTGAACATCTCTCCCGCCCCTGCGCCTACTCGTCCCCTGCGGCTGAAGCGGCTGGAGCTGGATGACCCCCAGGACTACACAGAGGCCCTGAAATGCAAGCGTCCTCGACTGAGCCTGCCACCCTCGTCCCCCGGCCTGGCCCCCTGCCTGAGGCCCCTGAGACACAGCCCGGGTCCCGTGGGCTCCGACCACCACTGTGTGTCCTGCATCGGGCCCTACCTCCTCCTCGAACCCACAGAGGGAACAGAGACTTACAGGGCCATCCATAGGGTCACAGAGCAGGAGTACACCTGCAAG GTGTTTTCTATGAGGCGGTACCAGGAACTCATCGCCCCCTACGCCCGCCTACTGCCCCACGACAACATCTGCCGCATCGCAGAGGTGGTGATGGGCGAGCGCAGCGTCTACGTCTTCTTTCAGCATAACTACGGTGACATGCACTCTTACGTGCGCACGTGCAAGCGGCTCCAGGAGGAGGAGGCGGTCCGTCTCTTTGGCCAGATGGCAGCGGCAGTGGCCCACTGTCACGAGCACGGCGTTGTCCTGCGTGACCTCAAGCTGCGCAAGTTTGTCTTCGTGGACCAGCAGAG GACCAAGCTTGTTCTTCAGAACCTGGAAGACTCATGTCTGCTCCACGGGGACGACGACTCTCTGACGGACAAGCACGGCTGCCCGGCCTACGTGGGCCCTGAGATCCTCAACTCGCGCCACTCCTACTCAGGGAAGGCTGCCGACGTGTGGAGCCTGGGTGTGGTGCTGTACACCATGGTGGTGGGACGTTACCCTTTCCAAGACGTGGAGCCTGCTGCGCTCTTCAGTAAGATCCGCCGGGGGGCATTCACAGTGCCAGAGTCACTCTCGGTGCAGGCAAAGTCACTGGTGTGCTGCATGCTGCGAAAAGCTCCCTCAGAGAGACTGGAGGCCTCGGAGCTGTTGTTCCACCCGTGGCTGAACTGTTCCAACAACACAACACCTCCCAACACGCACCTCAACCCCAGGAACTGCACTGACCAAGTGGTCCCCAGCTACACCGACAACACGTGTTTCTag